In one window of Duganella dendranthematis DNA:
- a CDS encoding SDR family NAD(P)-dependent oxidoreductase yields the protein MKHFGATSTTDEVLAGSDLRGKRAFITGVSAGLGVETARALVAHGASVVGTARDLAKAERATAQIRQAAQASGGELTLVQMDLADLASVRALGDAVVAAGQPFDLVVANAGIMATPLQHTRDGFESQFGTNVLGHYVLINQLAALMRQGARLVTLSSNGHRFADVDLEDPNFEHTPYDPWVAYGRSKTGDALLAVAFDARHRHRGVRAASVHPGVIQTELVRNIEPAAFQAAFEAMNAQHLALGNPPFEVKSVQQGAATTIWAGVVADADTIGGRYCEDCQVGELVPDDLELSAFSAGVRRYAVDPARAEALWNKAEQLVGNR from the coding sequence ATGAAACATTTCGGAGCAACATCCACCACCGACGAGGTGCTGGCCGGCAGCGACCTGCGCGGCAAGCGCGCCTTCATCACCGGCGTCTCGGCCGGGCTGGGCGTGGAGACTGCGCGGGCCCTGGTGGCGCATGGCGCGTCAGTAGTCGGCACCGCGCGCGACCTGGCAAAAGCCGAGCGCGCCACGGCCCAGATCCGGCAGGCGGCGCAAGCCAGCGGCGGCGAACTGACGCTGGTGCAGATGGACCTGGCCGACCTGGCGTCGGTGCGCGCGTTGGGCGACGCCGTGGTCGCCGCCGGCCAGCCGTTCGACCTGGTGGTGGCCAACGCCGGCATCATGGCCACGCCACTCCAACACACCCGCGACGGTTTTGAAAGCCAGTTCGGCACCAATGTGCTGGGCCACTACGTGTTGATCAACCAGTTGGCGGCGTTGATGCGGCAAGGCGCGCGGCTAGTCACGCTGTCGTCCAATGGCCACCGTTTCGCCGACGTCGACCTGGAAGATCCGAACTTCGAACACACGCCGTATGATCCATGGGTGGCCTACGGCCGCTCGAAGACCGGCGACGCGCTGCTGGCGGTCGCCTTCGACGCGCGCCATCGCCACCGAGGCGTGCGGGCGGCCAGCGTGCATCCGGGCGTGATCCAGACTGAGCTGGTGCGCAATATCGAACCGGCAGCGTTCCAGGCGGCGTTCGAGGCCATGAATGCGCAGCATCTGGCGCTGGGCAATCCGCCATTCGAAGTGAAGTCGGTGCAGCAAGGTGCGGCCACCACCATCTGGGCCGGCGTGGTCGCCGATGCGGATACGATCGGGGGGCGTTATTGCGAGGATTGCCAGGTCGGCGAACTGGTGCCCGACGATCTGGAGTTGAGTGCCTTCAGTGCCGGCGTGCGGCGTTATGCGGTCGATCCGGCGCGGGCCGAAGCGCTGTGGAACAAGGCGGAGCAACTCGTCGGCAACCGTTAA
- a CDS encoding OmpW/AlkL family protein has translation MNKTVKLLALAAAMTVASAASAQQTAGTWLGTLGVNKITPKVESGDVSAPALPGTKTDVGSDTKPRFTIGYMVTDHISAELDLGLPYKHELSGAGSIQGTGKLATAEVLPPTFFVQYRFLNADSAFRPYVGLGYTYAMFQKERGSGQLTAILNTGGPGATFKLDDKSAASFQIGGTYKINEKWFLDASVIKTKLKTTAHYSTGQTQEVRLDPLAVNFSIGYAFKGF, from the coding sequence ATGAATAAAACGGTAAAACTGCTGGCGCTGGCCGCCGCAATGACGGTGGCTTCGGCTGCATCGGCACAACAAACCGCCGGTACCTGGCTGGGTACGCTGGGTGTCAACAAGATCACGCCGAAAGTGGAGTCGGGCGATGTGTCGGCACCGGCGCTGCCGGGCACCAAGACCGACGTCGGTTCGGACACCAAGCCGCGCTTCACCATAGGCTACATGGTGACCGATCATATTTCGGCTGAGCTGGACCTGGGCCTGCCGTACAAGCACGAGCTGTCCGGCGCCGGGTCCATTCAGGGCACCGGCAAGCTGGCGACGGCGGAAGTGCTGCCGCCGACCTTCTTCGTCCAGTACCGTTTCCTGAACGCGGACTCGGCGTTCCGCCCGTATGTCGGCCTCGGCTATACCTACGCCATGTTCCAGAAGGAACGCGGTTCGGGCCAGCTGACCGCCATTCTGAATACCGGCGGCCCGGGCGCGACCTTCAAGCTGGATGACAAATCGGCAGCCAGCTTCCAGATCGGCGGCACGTACAAGATCAACGAGAAATGGTTCCTGGATGCGTCGGTCATCAAGACCAAGCTGAAAACCACGGCCCACTACTCGACCGGCCAGACCCAGGAAGTGCGCCTCGATCCGCTGGCGGTCAACTTCAGCATCGGCTACGCCTTCAAGGGCTTCTAG
- a CDS encoding esterase: protein MRHTKLALAAMALAVLAGCGGTDPAAGDQTTKVKYSAQVSFGDSLSDVGSYAVGTVAALKGGKFTINGNNTSVNETLTGKNWTELTAAQIGLAAPCAAVTGLDGNAAQGFSVPATAHAGCYGYAMGGSRVTNPVGPSNKLTGSALGALTYPVVTQIANHLKAVGGKFKGDELVLVMAGGNDALFQLGALSTAATAAGTAAGNTAYVTSLVGQLAAGATDPASAAAAIGTAAQTAAAQSGATQTTITQAAVGAAAVQPGNSAVASPAVYGPMVTKATAAGTAAGQKAGADYATAHGPELVAAMGQAGTELVALVKTQLIGNGANYVVVNNLPDVATTPSGRTKDASTQALINAMVNAFNSALSTGLASESKVLLVDVFAVSHDQATNPGPYGLTNVSETACDLSTAKNPLGSSLVCNASNLKTGDVSHWSFADDVHPTPYNNLLLARYVSKAMVTKGWL, encoded by the coding sequence ATGCGTCATACCAAACTTGCACTTGCTGCAATGGCCCTGGCCGTCCTTGCGGGTTGCGGCGGCACCGATCCAGCAGCCGGCGATCAAACCACCAAAGTCAAATACAGCGCACAGGTATCGTTCGGCGATAGCCTGTCCGACGTCGGTTCCTACGCAGTCGGCACCGTCGCCGCGCTGAAGGGCGGCAAATTCACCATCAACGGCAATAACACCTCGGTCAACGAAACCCTGACCGGCAAAAACTGGACCGAGCTGACCGCCGCCCAGATCGGCTTGGCTGCACCATGCGCCGCCGTGACTGGCCTGGACGGTAACGCCGCCCAGGGCTTCTCGGTGCCGGCCACTGCGCACGCCGGCTGCTACGGCTACGCCATGGGCGGTTCGCGCGTGACCAACCCGGTTGGACCAAGCAACAAGCTGACCGGCAGCGCGCTGGGCGCGCTGACCTATCCGGTCGTGACCCAGATCGCCAACCACCTGAAAGCCGTTGGCGGCAAATTCAAGGGCGACGAGCTGGTGCTGGTGATGGCCGGCGGTAACGATGCGCTGTTCCAGCTGGGTGCGCTGAGCACCGCCGCGACCGCAGCGGGCACCGCGGCCGGCAACACCGCTTACGTCACCAGTCTGGTTGGTCAGCTGGCGGCCGGCGCTACCGATCCTGCGTCGGCCGCCGCCGCTATCGGCACTGCCGCGCAAACCGCAGCGGCGCAGAGCGGCGCGACGCAGACCACCATTACCCAGGCCGCAGTCGGCGCTGCTGCTGTGCAGCCAGGTAACTCGGCGGTCGCTTCCCCTGCTGTGTATGGTCCGATGGTGACCAAGGCTACCGCCGCCGGTACCGCCGCAGGGCAAAAAGCCGGTGCTGACTACGCCACCGCCCACGGCCCTGAACTGGTCGCTGCAATGGGCCAGGCCGGCACCGAACTGGTGGCACTGGTGAAAACCCAGCTGATCGGCAACGGCGCCAACTACGTGGTGGTGAACAACCTGCCGGACGTGGCCACCACGCCGTCGGGCCGCACCAAGGATGCCTCGACCCAGGCGCTGATCAACGCCATGGTCAACGCCTTTAACAGCGCGCTGAGCACTGGCCTGGCCAGTGAATCGAAAGTATTGCTGGTGGACGTGTTCGCGGTCAGCCATGACCAGGCCACCAATCCTGGCCCATACGGTCTGACCAACGTGTCCGAAACCGCGTGCGACCTGAGCACCGCCAAGAACCCGCTGGGCAGCTCGCTGGTGTGCAATGCCAGCAACCTGAAAACGGGCGACGTCAGCCACTGGTCGTTTGCCGATGACGTACACCCAACCCCTTACAACAACCTGCTGCTGGCGCGTTATGTGTCCAAAGCGATGGTGACCAAGGGCTGGCTGTAA
- a CDS encoding alpha/beta hydrolase family protein, whose amino-acid sequence MRNARLALIPLVLTLASCGGGGGSADHSGGSVVTQPTPPAPQLRGQPIGGATLVPVVVSAGSTVNTLDPAALKTLVDAGTTLGSAVTGTPTCAITTYTLKYHTIDATGADTPANTAIFVPSGSDAACQGGRPVLLYAHGTSVQKSTDMANLASTEPRLIAAMFAAQGYIVVAPNYVGYAGSTAGYHPYLDAQQQSADMIDALRAARSVFSSINVGASSRLMVTGYSQGGFVALATQRAMQTQYPSEFAVTAAAPLSGPYALMQFGDTIFNGAPTTGSAGFLPMLITAGQRAGANLYSSTSDIYEPKYASGIDTLLPGTQSLGELVAAGKLPNDVLFAADSLPQTAGYASAFGADHLIKTAYRDAYLADLKANPCNASSAAPLACAPAQSLRKWLLKNDLRTYTPTVPLFLCGGDEDPLVPYANTTSTAAYFRAQNATGLQLTVLNVDTLAAGPSLTSRTEFAAAKEALRALTKQQTGSAAAADQAVKDAYHAGLVAPFCLREARAFLDSAPSR is encoded by the coding sequence ATGCGCAATGCACGGCTGGCCCTGATTCCCCTTGTCTTGACCCTGGCCTCCTGCGGTGGCGGCGGCGGTAGTGCCGACCACAGCGGCGGCAGTGTCGTCACTCAACCGACGCCGCCGGCGCCGCAACTGCGAGGCCAACCGATTGGCGGCGCCACGCTGGTGCCGGTCGTGGTCAGCGCCGGCAGCACTGTCAACACGCTTGACCCGGCCGCGTTGAAAACGCTGGTCGACGCCGGCACCACGTTGGGCAGCGCGGTCACCGGCACGCCCACCTGCGCCATCACCACCTACACGCTGAAATATCACACCATCGATGCCACCGGCGCCGACACGCCGGCCAACACCGCCATTTTTGTGCCGTCGGGCAGCGATGCGGCTTGCCAGGGCGGCCGTCCGGTGTTGTTGTACGCGCACGGCACCTCGGTACAAAAAAGCACGGACATGGCCAATCTGGCCTCGACCGAACCGCGCCTGATCGCCGCCATGTTCGCGGCCCAGGGCTACATTGTGGTGGCGCCGAATTACGTCGGCTATGCCGGCTCGACTGCCGGCTACCATCCGTATCTGGATGCGCAGCAGCAGTCGGCCGATATGATCGACGCCTTGCGCGCCGCCCGCAGCGTGTTCAGCAGCATCAACGTTGGCGCTTCCAGCCGGCTGATGGTCACCGGCTACTCGCAGGGCGGCTTTGTGGCACTGGCCACGCAGCGCGCCATGCAGACGCAATACCCGTCCGAATTTGCGGTGACGGCCGCCGCGCCGTTGTCCGGCCCGTACGCGCTGATGCAGTTCGGCGACACTATCTTCAACGGCGCGCCGACCACCGGTTCGGCTGGCTTTTTGCCGATGCTGATCACCGCCGGCCAGCGTGCCGGCGCCAACCTGTACAGTAGCACCAGCGATATCTACGAACCGAAATACGCCAGCGGCATCGACACGCTGCTGCCCGGCACGCAAAGCCTGGGCGAACTGGTGGCCGCCGGCAAGCTGCCCAACGATGTGCTGTTTGCCGCCGACTCGCTGCCGCAGACGGCCGGCTACGCCAGTGCGTTCGGCGCCGATCACCTGATCAAGACCGCCTACCGCGACGCCTACCTGGCCGACCTCAAGGCCAACCCGTGCAACGCCAGCAGCGCCGCGCCGCTGGCCTGCGCGCCGGCGCAATCACTGCGCAAATGGCTGCTGAAGAACGACCTGCGCACCTACACGCCGACCGTGCCGCTGTTCCTGTGCGGCGGCGATGAAGACCCGTTAGTCCCGTACGCCAACACCACCAGCACGGCGGCCTACTTCCGCGCGCAAAATGCGACCGGCCTGCAACTGACGGTGTTGAACGTGGACACACTGGCGGCGGGGCCATCGCTGACCTCGCGCACGGAATTTGCTGCGGCCAAGGAGGCGTTGCGCGCTCTCACCAAACAACAGACCGGCAGCGCCGCTGCCGCCGACCAGGCGGTCAAGGATGCGTACCACGCCGGATTGGTGGCGCCGTTTTGCCTGCGGGAAGCGCGTGCCTTCCTCGATTCTGCACCAAGCCGGTGA
- a CDS encoding L-threonylcarbamoyladenylate synthase has translation MKQPSATVADQAAIAEAAAILEQGGLVAFPTETVYGLGADAENPAAVARIYEAKGRPHDHPVIVHLAPGADLDYWTTDVPDAARQLVQAFWPGPLTLILKRHPRIPDAVSAGQDSVGMRCPSHPVAIALLQAFKGGKGGLAAPSANKFGNVSPTTAQHVRDEFGMDAHDDGALNGDDACSAAELSRVLEGGSSEVGIESTIVDMSRLATHGPVLLRPGHISAQQIAEVIGMLPAAPDQAAPRASGTLESHYAPRTPVTMLAADGFAATLSQLHAKGVKVALIGHDLPAALTASAHAHCMLPADPAGYAYGLYAALRDMDQTGAGLILVETPPQDGAWLGVNDRLRRSVFGSAGVIASLLQK, from the coding sequence TTGAAGCAGCCATCCGCAACTGTCGCCGACCAGGCCGCCATTGCCGAAGCGGCGGCCATTCTGGAGCAGGGCGGGCTGGTGGCGTTTCCTACCGAGACCGTCTACGGCCTCGGTGCGGACGCTGAAAATCCGGCCGCCGTGGCGCGCATCTACGAAGCCAAGGGCCGGCCGCATGATCATCCGGTGATCGTGCACCTCGCTCCCGGCGCCGATCTCGACTACTGGACCACCGACGTGCCCGACGCAGCGCGCCAGCTGGTGCAAGCCTTCTGGCCTGGCCCGCTGACCTTGATCCTCAAGCGCCATCCGCGCATCCCGGACGCCGTCTCGGCCGGCCAGGACAGCGTCGGCATGCGTTGTCCGTCGCACCCGGTCGCCATCGCGCTGTTGCAGGCGTTTAAAGGTGGCAAGGGCGGCCTGGCGGCGCCATCGGCCAACAAGTTCGGCAACGTCAGCCCGACCACCGCGCAGCATGTGCGCGATGAGTTCGGCATGGACGCGCACGACGACGGCGCACTGAACGGTGACGATGCCTGCTCCGCAGCCGAACTGAGCCGCGTGCTGGAAGGCGGTTCGAGCGAGGTGGGGATCGAATCCACCATCGTCGATATGTCGCGCCTGGCGACGCACGGCCCGGTGCTGTTGCGTCCCGGCCACATCAGCGCGCAACAGATTGCGGAGGTGATCGGCATGCTGCCGGCCGCGCCGGATCAGGCCGCGCCGCGCGCCTCCGGTACGCTGGAATCGCACTACGCGCCGCGCACGCCGGTCACCATGCTGGCGGCCGATGGCTTTGCCGCTACCTTGTCCCAGTTGCACGCCAAAGGCGTCAAGGTGGCGCTGATCGGCCACGACTTGCCGGCCGCGCTGACCGCCTCGGCCCATGCCCACTGCATGCTGCCTGCCGATCCTGCCGGCTACGCTTACGGCCTGTACGCTGCGCTGCGGGATATGGATCAGACCGGTGCCGGCCTGATCCTGGTCGAAACGCCGCCGCAGGATGGCGCCTGGCTGGGCGTCAACGATAGACTGCGCCGCTCCGTGTTCGGCTCGGCTGGCGTGATAGCCTCGCTGTTGCAAAAATAA
- a CDS encoding 5-(carboxyamino)imidazole ribonucleotide synthase gives MSDTKLQPILPQANPPAWLGVMGGGQLGRMFAQAAQAMGYQVAVLEPSEDCPAGQVAQRLVNAGYSDNAGLDALAAQCAAVTTEFENVPADSLSRLAQSVFVAPNAHGVSVAQDRVAEKRFFVSCADKSGVLPAPHKVIASQEDIDAISDDLLPGILKTVRMGYDGKGQVRVKSRADVQAAFESMDKVTCLLEKMLPLAYEVSVLTARGHDGESVVYPIAENVHRDGILFTTTVPGPNVSEESALKAQKAAQAIVAELGYVGVLCIEFFVLTDGSLVVNEMAPRPHNSGHYTIDACVTSQFAQQVRAMAQLPLGDVRQHSAAVMLNILGDVWFTDDSEVGDSAREPAWNEILALPGANLHLYGKDDPRRARKMGHLTFIAPTLAQAQQQLNAACAVLGIAP, from the coding sequence ATGAGTGATACGAAGTTACAGCCCATCCTGCCGCAAGCCAATCCACCAGCCTGGCTGGGTGTGATGGGCGGCGGCCAGCTGGGCCGCATGTTTGCCCAGGCCGCGCAGGCCATGGGTTATCAGGTTGCCGTGCTGGAGCCGTCGGAAGATTGCCCGGCCGGCCAGGTCGCCCAACGGCTGGTCAACGCCGGCTACAGCGATAACGCCGGCCTCGACGCGCTGGCTGCGCAATGCGCCGCCGTCACCACCGAGTTTGAAAACGTCCCGGCGGACAGCCTGTCGCGCCTGGCGCAATCGGTGTTCGTGGCGCCCAACGCGCACGGCGTGTCGGTCGCGCAGGACCGTGTGGCCGAGAAGCGCTTCTTCGTCAGCTGCGCCGACAAGTCGGGCGTGCTGCCGGCGCCGCACAAAGTGATCGCTTCGCAAGAAGATATCGACGCCATCAGCGATGACCTGCTGCCGGGCATCCTGAAAACCGTGCGCATGGGCTACGACGGCAAAGGCCAGGTGCGCGTGAAATCGCGCGCCGACGTGCAGGCCGCGTTTGAATCCATGGACAAGGTGACTTGCCTGCTGGAGAAGATGCTGCCGCTGGCGTACGAGGTGTCGGTGCTGACCGCGCGCGGCCACGACGGCGAATCGGTGGTCTATCCGATCGCCGAGAACGTGCACCGCGACGGCATCCTGTTCACCACCACCGTGCCAGGCCCGAACGTGTCGGAAGAGAGCGCCTTGAAAGCGCAGAAGGCGGCGCAAGCCATCGTGGCCGAGCTCGGTTACGTGGGCGTGCTGTGCATCGAATTCTTCGTGCTGACCGACGGTTCGCTGGTGGTCAACGAAATGGCGCCGCGTCCGCACAACAGCGGCCACTACACCATCGACGCCTGCGTCACCAGCCAGTTCGCGCAGCAAGTGCGCGCCATGGCGCAACTGCCGCTGGGCGATGTGCGCCAGCATTCGGCGGCCGTGATGCTGAACATTCTGGGTGACGTCTGGTTCACCGACGACAGCGAGGTTGGCGACAGCGCGCGCGAACCGGCCTGGAATGAAATCCTGGCGCTGCCGGGCGCCAATCTGCACCTGTACGGCAAGGACGATCCGCGCCGTGCCCGCAAGATGGGCCACCTGACCTTCATCGCGCCGACGCTGGCGCAAGCGCAGCAGCAGCTCAACGCCGCCTGCGCCGTGCTCGGGATCGCACCTTGA
- the purE gene encoding 5-(carboxyamino)imidazole ribonucleotide mutase: protein MADQKPVVGVIMGSSSDWDVMSNAVAILKQFDVPFEAQVISAHRMPDEMYAYAKSARARGLRAIIAGAGGAAHLPGMVAAMTIVPVLGVPVPSKYLRGEDSMLSILQMPKGVPVSTFAIGEAGAANAALTAVAMLAATDDALADKLEAFRVSQTEVAKAMTLPVE, encoded by the coding sequence ATGGCGGATCAAAAACCAGTGGTCGGCGTCATCATGGGCTCGTCTTCGGACTGGGACGTGATGTCGAACGCCGTAGCCATCCTCAAGCAGTTCGACGTGCCGTTTGAAGCGCAAGTGATTTCCGCGCACCGCATGCCGGACGAAATGTATGCGTACGCCAAGAGCGCCCGTGCGCGCGGCCTGCGCGCCATCATCGCCGGCGCTGGCGGTGCCGCGCACTTGCCGGGCATGGTTGCGGCCATGACCATCGTGCCGGTGCTGGGCGTGCCGGTGCCGTCGAAATATCTGCGCGGCGAAGACTCCATGCTGTCGATCCTGCAAATGCCGAAAGGCGTGCCGGTTTCCACCTTCGCCATCGGTGAAGCGGGCGCCGCCAATGCGGCGCTGACCGCCGTGGCTATGCTGGCCGCCACCGACGACGCGCTGGCCGACAAGCTGGAAGCGTTCCGCGTTTCGCAAACCGAGGTCGCCAAGGCCATGACTCTGCCGGTTGAATAA
- a CDS encoding phosphoribosylaminoimidazolesuccinocarboxamide synthase: MNSLYQSSIKSLPLLGHGKVRDNYAVGDDKILIVTSDRLSAFDVVMNEPIPGKGKVLNQMTDFWFEKLGHIVPNHLTGVAPESVVAADEVEQVKGRAVVAKRLKPIMVEAVVRGYIIGSGWKDYQATGSICGIKLPEGLQQAEKLPQPIFTPAAKADLGEHDENISFEDMESRIGAELAAKMRDVAIKLYTEASEYAASRGIIIADTKFEFGLDDNGVMHLMDEVLTADSSRFWPADSYAVGISPPSFDKQFVRDYLETLTDWGKTAPAPALPADVIDKTQAKYFEAIERLTGEKLKV; the protein is encoded by the coding sequence ATGAACAGCCTCTACCAGTCTTCCATCAAGTCCCTGCCACTCCTCGGTCATGGCAAAGTCCGCGACAACTACGCTGTCGGCGATGACAAAATCCTCATCGTGACCTCCGACCGCCTGTCGGCCTTCGACGTTGTCATGAATGAACCGATTCCCGGCAAGGGCAAGGTACTGAACCAGATGACCGACTTCTGGTTCGAGAAGCTGGGCCACATCGTGCCGAACCACCTGACCGGCGTGGCGCCGGAATCCGTGGTGGCCGCCGACGAAGTGGAGCAGGTCAAGGGCCGCGCCGTGGTCGCCAAGCGGCTGAAGCCGATCATGGTGGAGGCCGTAGTGCGCGGCTACATCATCGGCTCGGGCTGGAAAGACTACCAGGCCACCGGTTCGATCTGCGGCATCAAGCTGCCAGAAGGCCTGCAACAGGCTGAAAAGCTGCCACAGCCGATCTTCACGCCAGCCGCCAAGGCCGACCTGGGCGAGCATGACGAGAACATCAGCTTTGAAGACATGGAATCCCGCATCGGCGCCGAACTGGCCGCCAAAATGCGCGATGTCGCCATCAAGTTGTACACCGAAGCGTCGGAATACGCCGCCTCGCGCGGCATCATCATCGCCGACACCAAGTTTGAATTCGGCCTCGACGACAATGGCGTCATGCACCTGATGGACGAAGTGCTGACCGCCGACTCGTCGCGCTTCTGGCCGGCCGATTCGTACGCGGTCGGCATCTCGCCGCCGTCGTTCGACAAGCAGTTCGTGCGCGACTATCTGGAGACCCTGACCGACTGGGGCAAGACCGCACCGGCGCCAGCGCTGCCGGCCGACGTCATCGATAAAACCCAGGCCAAGTATTTCGAAGCCATCGAACGCCTGACCGGCGAAAAGCTGAAGGTATAA
- the fba gene encoding class II fructose-bisphosphate aldolase (catalyzes the reversible aldol condensation of dihydroxyacetonephosphate and glyceraldehyde 3-phosphate in the Calvin cycle, glycolysis, and/or gluconeogenesis), with translation MSLVSMRQLLDHAAENGYGIPAFNVNNLEQVQAIMAAADALNSPVIMQASAGARKYAGEAFLRHLIDAAIEAYPHIPVVMHQDHGQSPAVCMAAIRSGFSSVMMDGSLEADGKSVASYEYNVDVSKEVVKFSHAIGVTVEAELGVLGSLETMKGDKEDGHGADGTMTREQLLTDVAQAADFVQRTQCDALAIAIGTSHGAYKFTRKPTGDILAIDRIKEIHARIPNTHLVMHGSSSVPQELLAIIREFGGDMKETYGVPVEEIQEGIRHGVRKINIDTDIRLAMTAAVRQYMFQNPSKFDPRDFLKPARAAAEQVVRARFQAFGCEGQASKIKPIPLDKMAERYKAGELSQIVK, from the coding sequence ATGTCCCTCGTATCCATGCGTCAACTGCTGGACCATGCCGCCGAAAACGGTTATGGCATCCCTGCGTTCAACGTCAACAATCTGGAGCAAGTGCAGGCCATCATGGCTGCCGCCGATGCGCTCAATTCGCCGGTGATCATGCAGGCGTCGGCCGGCGCCCGCAAATACGCCGGCGAAGCCTTCCTGCGTCACCTGATCGACGCCGCCATCGAAGCCTATCCGCACATCCCGGTCGTCATGCACCAGGACCACGGCCAGTCGCCGGCGGTCTGCATGGCCGCCATCCGCTCGGGCTTCAGCTCGGTGATGATGGACGGTTCGCTGGAAGCCGACGGCAAGTCGGTGGCGTCGTACGAGTACAACGTCGACGTCTCGAAAGAAGTGGTCAAGTTCTCGCACGCCATCGGCGTGACGGTGGAAGCCGAACTGGGCGTGCTCGGTTCGCTGGAAACCATGAAGGGCGACAAGGAAGACGGCCACGGCGCGGACGGCACCATGACCCGCGAACAGCTGCTGACCGACGTGGCGCAAGCGGCCGACTTCGTGCAACGCACCCAGTGCGACGCGCTGGCGATCGCCATCGGCACCTCGCACGGCGCCTACAAATTCACCCGCAAGCCAACCGGCGACATCCTGGCCATCGACCGCATCAAGGAAATCCACGCCCGCATTCCCAACACCCACCTGGTGATGCACGGCTCGTCGTCGGTGCCGCAGGAACTGCTGGCCATCATCCGCGAATTCGGCGGAGACATGAAGGAAACCTACGGCGTGCCGGTCGAAGAGATCCAGGAAGGCATCCGTCACGGCGTGCGCAAGATCAACATCGACACCGACATCCGTCTGGCGATGACCGCCGCCGTACGTCAGTACATGTTCCAGAACCCGTCGAAATTCGACCCTCGCGACTTCCTGAAGCCAGCCCGCGCTGCTGCGGAGCAAGTTGTCCGCGCACGTTTCCAGGCCTTCGGCTGCGAAGGCCAGGCGTCGAAAATCAAGCCAATTCCACTGGATAAAATGGCTGAACGCTACAAAGCCGGCGAGCTGTCCCAGATTGTGAAGTAA